A stretch of Paenibacillus mucilaginosus 3016 DNA encodes these proteins:
- a CDS encoding Ger(x)C family spore germination protein, with protein MFRRECKQAAVLVLCLPLLTGCWDRREVNDVAFVSGTGIDKVKEGYRTTVLYPLAGQLGGVGSSGGGGGTSGSRSWHLDSVTGTSLKETNNIQQQAMSRQLYFAHRRVLVIGEGAARSGLAPILDIVARVPQNRMTGYILVTKGDARDFMDVDVEVEKIPTEMIRELALNYMRTPRTVKETVHALLSEGMDPALPYCVVDRTKPGRSGQQKPMMKLEGLAVFREDKLAGLLKGEEAQGVLWAMNEAKRPTIVLPAPGGTGMQAVQFAVAQTRIRPVVSGGKITMRIDIRARGSIAENQSNYISGKDYTHAKLEETLNRKIKSMVEKSLKALQTEYGSDPVGFGDILYRSEPKVWRGIRDQWREKYKEVEMAVSVHTQVQHTGTIVKPIGRKERMMNHE; from the coding sequence ATGTTCCGACGTGAGTGCAAACAGGCGGCCGTTCTGGTTCTCTGTCTTCCTCTGCTGACCGGCTGCTGGGACCGGAGGGAAGTCAACGATGTGGCCTTCGTCTCGGGAACCGGGATCGACAAGGTGAAGGAGGGCTACCGGACGACAGTGCTCTACCCGCTGGCCGGGCAGCTCGGCGGGGTGGGAAGCTCGGGCGGCGGGGGAGGCACGAGCGGCAGCCGGAGCTGGCATCTGGATTCCGTGACCGGCACCTCACTCAAGGAAACGAACAATATTCAGCAGCAGGCGATGTCCCGGCAGCTGTATTTTGCCCACCGCCGGGTGCTCGTCATCGGAGAGGGAGCGGCCCGGTCCGGGCTTGCGCCCATCCTGGACATCGTGGCGAGGGTTCCGCAGAACCGGATGACCGGCTATATCCTGGTGACCAAAGGGGACGCGAGGGACTTCATGGATGTCGATGTGGAGGTCGAGAAGATCCCGACGGAGATGATCCGGGAGCTGGCGCTGAATTATATGCGCACCCCCCGTACGGTGAAGGAGACCGTGCATGCCCTGCTGTCGGAGGGGATGGACCCGGCGCTGCCTTACTGCGTCGTGGACCGGACGAAACCGGGCCGCTCCGGTCAACAGAAGCCGATGATGAAGCTTGAAGGCCTGGCCGTCTTCCGGGAGGACAAGCTGGCCGGGCTGCTGAAGGGCGAGGAAGCCCAAGGCGTCCTGTGGGCGATGAATGAGGCCAAGCGTCCGACCATCGTGCTGCCGGCGCCCGGCGGTACCGGCATGCAGGCGGTGCAGTTCGCCGTTGCGCAGACCCGGATTCGTCCTGTCGTCAGCGGAGGGAAGATTACGATGAGAATCGACATTCGTGCCCGCGGCTCCATTGCGGAGAACCAGTCGAACTATATTTCGGGCAAGGATTACACGCACGCCAAGCTGGAGGAGACGCTGAACCGGAAGATCAAGAGCATGGTGGAGAAAAGCCTGAAGGCGCTGCAAACCGAGTACGGGTCGGACCCGGTAGGGTTCGGGGATATTCTGTACCGCAGCGAGCCCAAGGTGTGGAGGGGCATCCGGGACCAGTGGCGGGAGAAATATAAAGAAGTCGAGATGGCGGTCAGCGTGCATACGCAGGTACAGCATACGGGGACGATCGTCAAGCCGATCGGCCGGAAGGAACGGATGATGAATCATGAGTAG
- a CDS encoding spore germination protein, whose protein sequence is MTSIRHTAKPRVSRELDENMTRLQVTFDRCADVVFRMTEGVPAEHGYCLVYISGIVDTARLGEEVLRPLLAAAGSGEAAADLAPLITSAELSRTSDYGSVVDAILGGRAAVFCQGQEEALLISTGGGTRRSVQEPATEAVVRGPREGFTEDIHVNTALIRFKIKSPDLKLEAFTLGEQTRTGVMLAYLEGTADPEVIREVKRRLEHIRIDGILESGYIEEFIEDEAFSPFPQLHYTERPDTAAAQLLEGRFAVFVDGTPFVLMAPVTFWEMLQASEDYYERYFIGTLLRWLRLGFLFFALFLPGIYVSVTTYHQDMLPTNLLLSIAAARESIPFPALIETLIMEVAFEALREAGIRLPKTLGQAVSILGALVIGQAAVQAGIVSAPIVIIVSLTGIASFTIPRFNAAISIRILRFPIMIMGGLFGLFGMVIATLWLAVHLCQLRSFGVPYLSGMAPYQKGELGDILVRVPWWRMSRRPLSITGLNRKRMPAGQRPAPPPHSRSKG, encoded by the coding sequence ATGACAAGTATCCGGCATACGGCCAAGCCCCGGGTCTCCCGGGAGCTGGACGAGAATATGACAAGGCTTCAAGTCACGTTCGACCGCTGTGCGGACGTGGTGTTCCGGATGACGGAGGGTGTGCCGGCTGAGCACGGGTACTGCCTCGTCTATATCAGCGGCATTGTCGATACCGCCCGGCTGGGGGAAGAGGTGCTGCGGCCGCTCCTGGCCGCAGCCGGCAGCGGAGAAGCCGCAGCGGACTTGGCCCCGCTGATCACCTCCGCGGAGCTCTCCCGCACGTCGGACTACGGGTCCGTGGTCGATGCGATCCTCGGCGGGCGGGCGGCGGTCTTCTGCCAGGGGCAGGAGGAAGCGCTGCTGATCAGCACCGGAGGCGGAACGCGCCGGTCGGTGCAGGAGCCGGCAACCGAGGCGGTTGTGCGCGGGCCCCGTGAAGGCTTCACGGAGGATATCCACGTGAATACGGCGTTGATCCGCTTCAAGATCAAGTCCCCGGACCTGAAGCTGGAAGCCTTCACGCTGGGCGAACAGACGCGGACCGGGGTGATGCTCGCTTATCTCGAGGGAACCGCCGACCCGGAAGTGATCCGCGAGGTGAAGCGCAGGCTGGAGCATATCCGCATTGACGGGATTCTGGAGAGCGGCTATATCGAGGAATTCATCGAAGACGAGGCCTTCTCCCCATTCCCGCAGCTGCATTACACGGAACGGCCGGATACGGCGGCGGCCCAGCTGCTTGAAGGCCGGTTCGCCGTGTTCGTCGACGGCACGCCGTTCGTTCTCATGGCGCCGGTTACGTTCTGGGAGATGCTGCAGGCCAGCGAGGATTATTACGAGCGCTATTTCATCGGCACGCTGCTGCGGTGGCTGCGGCTCGGTTTTCTGTTCTTCGCCCTGTTCCTGCCCGGCATCTATGTGTCCGTCACCACCTACCACCAGGACATGCTTCCGACCAACCTGCTGCTGAGCATCGCCGCCGCCAGGGAGTCGATTCCGTTCCCCGCCCTGATCGAAACTCTGATCATGGAGGTGGCGTTCGAGGCGCTGCGCGAAGCGGGCATCCGCCTCCCGAAAACCCTCGGCCAGGCGGTCTCCATACTCGGGGCGCTCGTGATCGGGCAGGCTGCGGTGCAGGCGGGCATCGTATCGGCGCCGATCGTGATCATCGTGTCGCTGACGGGCATCGCTTCCTTCACGATTCCGCGGTTCAATGCGGCAATCTCGATCCGGATTCTCCGATTTCCGATCATGATCATGGGGGGGCTCTTCGGCTTGTTCGGCATGGTCATCGCCACCCTATGGCTCGCTGTTCATCTGTGCCAGCTGCGCTCCTTCGGCGTGCCGTACCTGTCCGGTATGGCTCCGTATCAGAAGGGTGAGCTTGGCGACATTCTGGTCCGTGTCCCTTGGTGGAGAATGAGCCGCAGGCCGCTGAGCATCACGGGGCTGAACCGCAAGAGAATGCCGGCGGGCCAGCGGCCTGCCCCACCGCCCCATTCCCGGAGTAAAGGATGA
- a CDS encoding MmcQ/YjbR family DNA-binding protein: MEGSHKTISSAAGLALLHQVRDVCRELPESVEKVDGFGHTTFRVGDKPFVFMGEQADGVSISVKADKETQAFLLEKGPYTRTPYIGQHGWVSVSPPEGVPWEELRELIVEGYGRTAPKRLLKKLLDGGKLSSEGQG; the protein is encoded by the coding sequence ATGGAAGGATCACATAAAACCATCTCTTCAGCGGCGGGACTGGCGCTGCTGCACCAAGTGAGAGACGTCTGCCGGGAGCTTCCGGAGTCGGTGGAGAAGGTCGACGGCTTCGGCCATACCACCTTTCGGGTGGGGGACAAGCCGTTCGTCTTCATGGGAGAACAGGCGGATGGGGTCTCGATCTCCGTCAAGGCGGACAAGGAAACGCAGGCCTTCCTGCTGGAGAAAGGGCCTTATACCCGCACGCCTTATATCGGGCAGCATGGCTGGGTCTCCGTCAGCCCCCCGGAGGGCGTGCCCTGGGAGGAGCTCCGTGAGCTGATTGTCGAGGGGTACGGAAGGACCGCACCGAAACGGCTGCTGAAGAAGCTGCTGGATGGGGGGAAGCTGTCCTCTGAAGGCCAGGGGTAA
- a CDS encoding zinc-dependent alcohol dehydrogenase → MRAVTYQGKKQVKVKEVQDPIIEKSDDILVRITSTAICGSDIHLVNGMVPGMPEGYVIGHEPMGIVEEVGPEVTRVKKGDRVIIPFNVSCGECFYCKNQLESQCDNSNDNPVYDTGAYLGYSESYGGYAGGQAELLRVPYGNFMPFVIPPEAEVTDEQVLFLSDILPTAYWGVENSGVKPGDTVIVLGSGPVGLLTQKFAWQKGAKRVIAVDHLDYRLYHARNTNRVETFNFKDVDNLESHLYEITGGGADVVIDCVGMDGEKSVVEKLETALKLQGGTLGPVQTARQIVRKGGTIQLIGVYGMTYNAFPLGDLFSRNITLKMGQAPVIHYMPELFAQITSGKLDPTDIITHRLPLTEAERGYEVFTDKLEDCIKVVLKP, encoded by the coding sequence ATGAGAGCGGTAACCTATCAGGGCAAGAAGCAGGTCAAGGTCAAAGAGGTGCAGGACCCGATCATCGAGAAAAGCGACGATATTCTCGTACGCATCACCTCCACGGCGATCTGCGGATCGGACATCCACCTCGTGAACGGGATGGTGCCCGGCATGCCCGAGGGCTATGTCATCGGCCACGAACCGATGGGCATTGTGGAAGAAGTCGGTCCGGAGGTGACCCGGGTCAAAAAGGGCGACCGCGTCATCATTCCGTTCAACGTGTCGTGCGGGGAGTGCTTTTACTGCAAAAATCAGCTCGAGAGCCAGTGCGACAACTCCAATGACAATCCGGTCTACGATACCGGGGCCTATCTCGGGTATTCGGAATCGTACGGAGGCTATGCCGGCGGCCAGGCGGAGCTGCTCCGGGTGCCCTACGGCAACTTCATGCCGTTCGTGATTCCGCCGGAAGCGGAGGTGACCGACGAGCAGGTGCTCTTCCTCTCCGACATTCTGCCGACGGCTTACTGGGGCGTGGAGAACTCGGGCGTGAAGCCGGGCGACACCGTCATCGTGCTTGGCAGCGGGCCGGTCGGGCTGCTCACCCAGAAGTTCGCGTGGCAGAAGGGTGCAAAGCGCGTCATCGCGGTAGACCATCTCGATTACCGGCTGTATCATGCCCGCAATACGAACCGGGTGGAGACCTTCAACTTCAAGGATGTGGACAACCTTGAATCCCATCTCTACGAGATCACCGGCGGAGGAGCCGATGTCGTGATCGACTGTGTGGGCATGGACGGGGAGAAGTCGGTAGTCGAAAAGCTTGAGACGGCCCTCAAGCTGCAGGGCGGTACGCTCGGTCCGGTCCAGACGGCGCGGCAGATTGTCCGCAAGGGAGGCACGATCCAGCTCATCGGGGTGTACGGCATGACTTACAACGCGTTCCCGCTCGGGGATCTGTTCTCCCGCAACATTACGCTGAAGATGGGACAGGCCCCGGTCATTCACTACATGCCGGAGCTGTTCGCGCAGATCACGTCGGGGAAGCTCGATCCGACGGACATTATCACGCACCGCCTGCCGCTGACGGAGGCGGAACGGGGCTATGAGGTGTTCACGGACAAGCTGGAGGACTGCATTAAGGTCGTGCTGAAGCCGTAA
- a CDS encoding DNA-3-methyladenine glycosylase produces MRLEGAFYERDTAAVARELLGCTLVRRTEQGEIRVRLTETEAYKGAEDPASHAHRGVTPRNQLMFGACGVLYVYFIYGMHYCLNIVAHEPGAVGAVLLRGAAPLEGEALIRANRPGVPDKALLNGPGKLAKGLGIGIEWNGRDLLTDGELWVERDPAAPALPWEATPRIGISKGQELLWRFTPKRPG; encoded by the coding sequence ATGAGACTCGAAGGGGCATTCTATGAGAGAGACACGGCGGCCGTGGCCCGCGAGCTGCTCGGCTGCACGCTGGTGCGGCGGACGGAACAGGGGGAGATCCGTGTGCGGCTGACCGAGACGGAAGCGTACAAGGGGGCCGAGGATCCGGCCTCGCATGCCCACCGGGGCGTCACCCCGCGCAACCAGCTCATGTTCGGCGCCTGCGGGGTGCTCTACGTGTATTTCATATACGGCATGCATTACTGCCTGAATATTGTGGCCCACGAACCGGGCGCCGTAGGAGCGGTGCTGCTCCGGGGGGCCGCGCCCCTCGAAGGGGAGGCGCTGATCCGTGCGAACCGGCCGGGGGTGCCGGACAAGGCGCTGCTGAACGGTCCCGGGAAGCTGGCCAAGGGCCTCGGGATCGGCATCGAATGGAACGGGCGCGATCTGCTGACGGACGGGGAGCTGTGGGTGGAGCGGGACCCTGCTGCACCGGCTTTGCCGTGGGAAGCGACTCCGCGGATCGGAATCTCCAAGGGGCAGGAGCTGCTGTGGCGCTTCACGCCGAAGAGGCCGGGCTAG
- a CDS encoding rhomboid family intramembrane serine protease, whose amino-acid sequence MNVHLLNDLIWRMAEELGVRHGYTLIDNDEGMLTLRKQEGVRVTYLFLLPLYYGDTPEAQQELIRSQLQESVDWMKTFGRRKSALVHRKIHLYIRTSPGLQTPLEELAKLSVSSVTEQYRAEAWVADPGLHRLFASDMRVTGSEALERILAELIPAEYELGALNAAIERRHYAIVRAHEERLRRPREEIAGRRKGSPVTFALTGINVAVWLLMTAYGGSDNPETLVRFGAKYNPYIDRGEYWRWITPIFLHIGGLHLWFNSTALLSLGGRLERGIGSLRFALFYLLAGIAGNIASYTFSPSISAGASGAIFGLMGVLLVLSIMDPDLWGESGGMAIWGGLGMNVVLGFIVPGIDNYAHFGGLAAGAAAGWVYVTLQRAKTAAR is encoded by the coding sequence ATGAACGTACATCTGCTCAACGATCTCATCTGGAGGATGGCCGAGGAGCTCGGCGTCCGCCATGGCTATACGCTGATTGACAATGACGAGGGCATGCTGACGCTGCGCAAGCAGGAGGGCGTGCGGGTGACATATCTGTTTTTGCTGCCGCTGTATTACGGCGACACGCCGGAAGCCCAGCAGGAGCTGATCCGCAGCCAGCTGCAGGAATCCGTCGACTGGATGAAGACCTTCGGCCGGCGCAAATCGGCGCTCGTGCACCGCAAGATTCATCTCTATATCCGCACGTCGCCCGGGCTGCAGACGCCGCTGGAGGAGCTGGCGAAGCTCTCGGTCAGCTCGGTCACCGAGCAGTACCGGGCCGAGGCGTGGGTGGCCGATCCGGGGCTGCACCGCCTCTTCGCCAGCGATATGCGGGTCACGGGCAGCGAAGCGCTCGAGCGGATCCTGGCGGAGCTGATTCCGGCGGAATATGAGCTCGGTGCGCTGAATGCCGCGATCGAGCGCAGGCACTATGCGATTGTCCGGGCGCACGAAGAGCGGCTGCGGCGGCCCCGCGAGGAGATCGCCGGCCGCCGCAAAGGCTCGCCGGTTACCTTCGCCCTGACGGGGATCAACGTGGCGGTGTGGCTGCTCATGACCGCCTACGGAGGCTCCGACAACCCGGAGACGCTGGTGCGCTTCGGGGCCAAGTACAATCCGTACATCGACCGCGGAGAATACTGGCGGTGGATCACCCCGATCTTCCTGCACATCGGCGGACTGCACCTCTGGTTCAACTCGACGGCACTGCTGTCGCTCGGCGGCCGGCTGGAGCGGGGGATCGGTTCCCTGCGCTTCGCCCTCTTTTACCTCCTGGCCGGGATTGCCGGCAACATCGCCTCCTATACCTTCTCTCCATCGATCTCGGCGGGGGCTTCGGGGGCGATCTTCGGGCTGATGGGCGTGCTGCTCGTTCTCTCGATCATGGATCCGGATCTCTGGGGGGAGAGCGGGGGGATGGCCATCTGGGGCGGACTGGGCATGAACGTGGTTCTGGGCTTTATCGTGCCCGGTATCGACAACTATGCCCACTTCGGCGGGCTTGCGGCCGGCGCCGCGGCCGGCTGGGTGTATGTGACGCTGCAGCGGGCCAAGACCGCAGCGCGGTAG
- a CDS encoding C40 family peptidase codes for MTELKAMQTAVNVATVWTSPDSPRPLDEPALRAPADAAGWTRAMTLEEKLDLYAGSRVQTQLLYGTPVLVSEERDGWAKVLIPEQSTGKEPRGYPGWVPIRQLAGPLPESDGPWAVVCSPRTVLSFAATGECLELSFLTKLPVTGETGSRVRVDTPHGAASLPRADVRIVSAAQPQGGDPASSTRPAGGELVRQGLRFAGLPYLWGGLSSYGYDCSGFTHSMHRALGLLIPRDASDQALDGDPVPPGEELPGDLLFFAYEQGRGRVHHVGIYAGEGRMLHSPDSAGRIELVGLAGYKLAEEHCATRRYWTRRAVVPPAVGPQARRPIE; via the coding sequence ATGACGGAGCTGAAGGCCATGCAGACCGCGGTCAATGTGGCCACCGTGTGGACGTCCCCGGACTCCCCGCGGCCGCTTGACGAGCCTGCGCTCAGGGCGCCGGCGGACGCCGCCGGGTGGACCCGGGCAATGACGCTTGAGGAGAAGCTCGATCTCTATGCGGGCAGCCGGGTGCAGACCCAGCTCCTGTACGGCACCCCGGTGCTCGTCAGCGAGGAGCGGGACGGCTGGGCGAAGGTGCTCATCCCTGAGCAGTCCACGGGCAAGGAGCCGCGCGGCTACCCGGGCTGGGTGCCGATCCGGCAGCTGGCCGGCCCGCTGCCGGAGAGTGATGGGCCCTGGGCCGTCGTCTGCTCGCCGCGCACGGTGCTGAGCTTCGCCGCCACCGGCGAATGCCTGGAGCTCAGTTTCCTGACGAAGCTGCCCGTCACCGGGGAGACCGGCAGCCGTGTCCGGGTCGACACGCCGCACGGCGCGGCCTCCCTGCCGCGGGCGGATGTGAGGATCGTGTCCGCCGCTCAGCCGCAGGGCGGTGATCCGGCTTCATCCACCCGGCCCGCGGGCGGGGAGCTCGTCCGGCAGGGGCTGCGCTTCGCCGGGCTGCCGTACCTGTGGGGCGGCCTGTCGTCCTACGGCTACGACTGCTCGGGCTTCACGCACTCGATGCACCGGGCGCTGGGTCTCCTGATCCCACGGGATGCGTCCGACCAGGCGCTGGACGGGGACCCTGTGCCGCCCGGGGAGGAGCTCCCGGGCGACCTCCTGTTCTTCGCCTACGAGCAGGGCAGGGGGCGCGTGCATCATGTCGGCATCTATGCCGGGGAGGGGCGGATGCTGCATTCGCCGGACTCCGCCGGCCGCATTGAGCTTGTCGGGCTCGCCGGCTATAAGCTGGCGGAGGAGCACTGCGCCACGCGCCGGTATTGGACCCGGCGGGCCGTCGTGCCTCCCGCCGTGGGGCCGCAGGCCCGTCGACCCATTGAATAG
- a CDS encoding S66 peptidase family protein → MEHGMIRPPQLKAGDTVGITAPASCGDREGILRASAVLERLGLKVRIGETLSLKHGYLAGEDEVRAAELNAMFADDEIRAVFCARGGYGSGRIAPLLDYEAIRANPKIFWGYSDITFLHAAIGRRAGLITFHGAMLVCLAEGEPHPVTLEGFGQLFEPKLLRVGREDAPLAALVGGTAYGRLAGGNLTLLASTLGTPYEIDTRGRIVLLEDIGEEPYRLDRMLNQLQQAGKLSAAAGFLIGDFRDCGPVKRRESFTAAEVIAHYIRAAGRPALSGLPIGHSVPHFAVPLGALLKVDGDEGTAQWLEPGVRP, encoded by the coding sequence ATGGAGCATGGCATGATCCGTCCCCCGCAGCTCAAGGCCGGCGATACGGTAGGGATTACCGCACCGGCATCCTGCGGGGACCGGGAGGGTATACTGCGGGCTTCGGCCGTGCTAGAGAGGCTCGGGCTGAAGGTGCGGATCGGGGAGACGCTCTCCCTGAAGCACGGCTATCTGGCGGGAGAAGACGAGGTGCGGGCGGCCGAGCTGAACGCGATGTTCGCGGACGATGAGATCCGGGCGGTCTTCTGCGCCCGCGGCGGCTACGGCTCGGGCCGGATCGCCCCGCTGCTCGACTATGAGGCGATCCGCGCGAACCCCAAGATCTTCTGGGGCTACAGCGACATTACGTTCCTGCATGCGGCGATCGGCCGGAGGGCGGGGCTGATCACCTTCCACGGGGCGATGCTCGTCTGTCTCGCGGAGGGAGAGCCGCATCCCGTGACCCTGGAGGGCTTCGGGCAGCTGTTCGAGCCGAAGCTTCTGCGGGTTGGGCGGGAGGACGCCCCGCTGGCCGCGCTTGTGGGCGGCACCGCGTACGGCCGACTGGCGGGAGGCAACCTGACGCTTCTCGCCAGCACGCTCGGCACTCCGTACGAGATCGATACGCGGGGCAGGATCGTGCTCCTGGAGGACATCGGCGAAGAGCCGTACCGGCTCGACCGGATGCTGAACCAGCTGCAGCAGGCCGGCAAGCTGAGTGCGGCCGCGGGCTTTCTTATCGGGGACTTCCGGGACTGCGGGCCGGTGAAGCGCAGGGAGTCGTTCACGGCAGCGGAAGTCATCGCACATTACATCCGGGCGGCGGGCAGGCCCGCCCTGTCGGGCCTGCCGATCGGCCACTCGGTCCCGCATTTTGCCGTGCCGCTCGGGGCGCTGCTGAAGGTGGATGGGGACGAGGGCACGGCGCAGTGGCTCGAGCCGGGCGTGAGGCCCTGA
- a CDS encoding peptide ABC transporter substrate-binding protein: MKSLSILLVSCSLMLGTLLSGCSPEASTPQGDVAQKETAAKILMYNNVREPTSLDPPVGFDMASYDILNNMMEGLTRLGKNQTPEPAMAREWKISPDGRTVTFLLREGIKWSNGDPVKASDFEFAWKKLLDPKQPSQAAPLAYVIEGGEAFHAGQGTADGVKVKAVDDKTLQVTLTRPASWLISMAANPAFFPVHRATVEKNPKWAAEAATILSNGPFKLAEWKHDAELKLVRNEHYWDAANVKLDGVTFKMVNDSNTEYQLFQSGELHTSSVPPDLSEKLFAENKARVEDSAGTYFYRFNTKLPPFDNASIRRAFLLAVDSQKIVDLVTKQKQKPAAGFVSYGLKGPDGRDFRESGGRLVTFDAAEARKLLAKGMAEAGYAKLPEVTLTYNTNDLHQKIAQTLQAMFKENLGVDVKLANKESKVLTAEQKALQLQMSRSSFLPDFADPINFLGGYQTGNPMNRTGWSSAKYDGLIQSAYKETDEKKRFALLHEAEKLLIEEAPILPIYFYSSTYLQSDKVTDIVRHAYGYIDFKWADMK; the protein is encoded by the coding sequence ATGAAGAGCCTGTCGATCCTGCTCGTCTCCTGTTCCCTGATGCTCGGCACCTTGCTTTCCGGCTGCAGCCCGGAAGCGTCCACCCCGCAGGGGGATGTCGCGCAGAAAGAAACCGCGGCGAAGATCCTGATGTACAACAACGTGCGCGAACCCACGTCGCTCGATCCGCCGGTCGGCTTTGACATGGCTTCGTACGACATTCTCAACAACATGATGGAAGGGCTGACGCGGCTCGGGAAGAACCAGACGCCGGAGCCGGCCATGGCCAGGGAATGGAAGATCTCGCCGGACGGGCGGACCGTCACGTTCCTGCTGCGGGAGGGGATCAAGTGGTCGAACGGTGATCCCGTGAAGGCGTCGGACTTCGAATTCGCCTGGAAAAAGCTTCTGGACCCGAAGCAGCCGTCGCAAGCGGCGCCGCTTGCTTATGTTATCGAGGGAGGAGAGGCGTTCCATGCCGGCCAAGGCACCGCCGACGGGGTGAAGGTGAAGGCGGTCGATGACAAGACGCTGCAGGTGACGCTGACCCGGCCGGCCTCCTGGCTGATCTCGATGGCGGCCAATCCGGCATTCTTCCCGGTGCACCGGGCCACGGTGGAGAAGAATCCGAAATGGGCGGCCGAGGCGGCGACGATCCTCAGCAACGGCCCTTTCAAGCTGGCGGAGTGGAAGCATGACGCCGAGCTGAAGCTCGTGAGGAACGAGCACTACTGGGATGCGGCGAATGTAAAGCTGGACGGCGTAACGTTCAAAATGGTCAACGACTCCAATACGGAATACCAGCTCTTCCAGTCCGGGGAGCTTCATACCTCCTCGGTGCCGCCGGACCTCTCCGAGAAGCTGTTCGCGGAGAACAAGGCAAGGGTGGAGGACTCGGCGGGCACGTACTTCTACCGGTTCAACACCAAGCTGCCGCCCTTCGACAACGCGTCGATCCGGCGGGCGTTCCTCCTCGCCGTCGATTCGCAGAAGATCGTCGATCTTGTCACGAAGCAGAAGCAGAAGCCGGCAGCAGGCTTCGTCTCCTACGGGCTGAAGGGGCCGGACGGCAGGGATTTCCGCGAGTCGGGCGGAAGGCTCGTCACCTTCGACGCCGCGGAGGCCAGGAAGCTGCTCGCCAAGGGGATGGCCGAAGCGGGATATGCGAAGCTGCCCGAGGTGACGCTGACCTATAACACCAATGACCTTCACCAGAAGATCGCACAGACGCTGCAGGCCATGTTCAAGGAGAATCTCGGCGTGGACGTGAAGCTGGCGAACAAGGAGAGCAAGGTGCTCACCGCCGAGCAGAAGGCGCTGCAGCTGCAGATGTCGCGTTCGTCGTTTCTTCCGGATTTTGCGGACCCGATCAACTTCCTGGGCGGCTACCAGACCGGTAATCCGATGAACCGCACGGGGTGGAGCTCCGCGAAGTATGACGGGCTGATCCAGAGCGCCTACAAGGAGACCGATGAGAAAAAGCGGTTCGCCCTGCTGCACGAAGCGGAGAAGCTCCTGATCGAGGAGGCGCCGATCCTGCCGATCTACTTCTACAGCTCCACGTACCTGCAGAGCGACAAAGTAACGGACATCGTCCGGCACGCTTACGGATATATTGATTTCAAGTGGGCGGATATGAAGTAA